AACCATGCTGTAAGGTTTTTGACCACATCAATCTTGCCTTTCCTCATTTTCAATGCCTGGCAGGCTCTACAGTACGGTTCACCCCACATGAACTTTATGTACAGGCTGTAGTCTTTCCTCCAGCTGAGGTGCATCTGGATCAGAGATGGACTGTCCTTCACCTTTCGCAGGTACAGGGCCAGCTCCTGCACTGTGGGGAAGTCATCAACGTGGATGAAGGCCTCGGGGGGCAGGCAGCGCTCGTAGTTCTTCCTGGATGGACCCAGAACCACCGGGATGGCGCCGCCCTGCACCGCGTTCCACAGCTTCTCTGTGATGTAGTCGGTATGCTGAGAGTTCTCGAAGGCCAGGTAGAACCGGTACTGTCTGATCATTTGAACCACACTGTCCCTGCCTTTTGGTAAGGTTCTGGTCCCTGCATGCCCAAACACGTCGATTTTGATGTGATTCTTAAGAAGTTTGTAGAAGCGCACACGCTCCAAACGATTTTCCCAGTGGCTGACCACCCAGGCCACAAAGCCAGGACGAGGATCCGAGGAAGAGTTGAGCCGATGTGCAAGACTGGCCTGAGGAACTTTATCTAATAACACATTTGGTATTAAATACCCAACAGGCAGAAAGATATCAGAGTCTTCTCGGTAGTTCAGTGTGAGGTTGTAAATACCTTCAaatttccacagtcgcttaacATTTGTGGGAGACTCAAAGTTGCCCCATATCCACTTTTGCGCAGGTGGTCGTGGCTCTGGAGGCAACCGAGCTTTAACATTCGAAATGGTTTGATGATCCTGGTGCCACATGACCACAGCATCAGCCTTGTTGTACATGCTCCTGTCTTCAGTGATTGTACACCCACTGATCCGAAACTTTTCCCAGCAATCACAaggatttctttttctgtagTGCCAGACCAGGAGTAGTATTTCTGTGTTGTTGTCCTCTGAAACAGGGACAGATGGCTCAGCATTTGACACATccgacaggtggaggaggcagattCCTGGAAGCAACAGAAAATTCACTGCTGCCAATCCGACCAAAGAGTAAATCCCTTTAAAAGCAGAGTTCTTGATGAGGGACAAATCTGAACGCATGTTTGCCCTGTCGCCTGCGAGCACAGAGCAGCCAGCCGGTACCAAGCAAGCTCCCGTCTTTAATGTTGGTTTTCTCACAACCTCACCTCAAGTGCAATTTGGTTTCAGAGTAGTGAAGACATAAATGACTATGCGGTGAAACCAGTCTCACCTGGGTGTGTGCCTGAAAGAATTGCAGTGCTGTTGTCATGAATCAGTGCCAAACCCAACAGCAGACTCCTACACAGTGATAAAAGGTGAAAAAGTTTATTGCATGGGGAAAATCCTGTTCCAGTTCAAGGTGAGTTTGAATTATTCCTGAATGTGAATctttcaattgaaaaaaacaatttcacaatttgaatatttgcttttaaaatctgcatctgaatggtcTCGTGGAGT
The sequence above is a segment of the Salarias fasciatus chromosome 14, fSalaFa1.1, whole genome shotgun sequence genome. Coding sequences within it:
- the LOC115400896 gene encoding alpha-(1,3)-fucosyltransferase 4-like: MRSDLSLIKNSAFKGIYSLVGLAAVNFLLLPGICLLHLSDVSNAEPSVPVSEDNNTEILLLVWHYRKRNPCDCWEKFRISGCTITEDRSMYNKADAVVMWHQDHQTISNVKARLPPEPRPPAQKWIWGNFESPTNVKRLWKFEGIYNLTLNYREDSDIFLPVGYLIPNVLLDKVPQASLAHRLNSSSDPRPGFVAWVVSHWENRLERVRFYKLLKNHIKIDVFGHAGTRTLPKGRDSVVQMIRQYRFYLAFENSQHTDYITEKLWNAVQGGAIPVVLGPSRKNYERCLPPEAFIHVDDFPTVQELALYLRKVKDSPSLIQMHLSWRKDYSLYIKFMWGEPYCRACQALKMRKGKIDVVKNLTAWFYP